In [Leptolyngbya] sp. PCC 7376, a genomic segment contains:
- a CDS encoding adenylate kinase has protein sequence MKLIFLGPPGAGKGTQAKLLAESYSIPHISTGEILRAAIAKETDLGKQAQAFVDRGELVPDALILDLIRARLQESDTQQGWILDGFPRNVSQAEFLEKLLAELNQNCDHALNLEVPDAVLVQRLLGRGRKDDNESTISRRLDVYREQTAPVIEFYKQQGALVSVDGSQQMEDVTKNLKSCISV, from the coding sequence ATGAAACTTATTTTTCTTGGTCCTCCCGGAGCTGGGAAAGGCACTCAAGCCAAACTCCTTGCTGAGTCTTACTCAATTCCTCATATTTCTACAGGGGAAATTCTTCGGGCGGCGATCGCCAAAGAAACTGATTTAGGGAAGCAAGCTCAGGCGTTTGTGGATCGAGGGGAACTAGTTCCTGATGCTCTTATTCTTGATTTAATACGAGCAAGGTTACAAGAATCCGATACACAGCAAGGCTGGATTTTAGATGGTTTTCCGCGGAATGTGTCCCAGGCAGAGTTCCTCGAAAAACTGTTGGCTGAGTTGAATCAAAATTGTGATCATGCCCTCAACCTTGAAGTTCCTGACGCTGTACTCGTTCAGCGATTGTTAGGCCGAGGTCGTAAGGATGATAATGAATCCACGATCAGTCGTCGTTTGGATGTTTACCGTGAACAAACTGCTCCTGTAATTGAGTTTTATAAGCAGCAGGGAGCTCTGGTTAGTGTTGATGGCAGTCAGCAAATGGAAGATGTGACTAAGAATTTGAAATCCTGTATTTCTGTTTAG
- the rpmJ gene encoding 50S ribosomal protein L36 gives MKVRASVKKMCDKCRVIRRRGRVMVICENPKHKQRQG, from the coding sequence ATGAAAGTTCGAGCATCCGTTAAAAAAATGTGTGACAAATGCCGTGTTATACGCCGACGTGGGCGTGTAATGGTTATTTGTGAGAACCCGAAGCATAAGCAGCGTCAAGGCTAG
- the rpsK gene encoding 30S ribosomal protein S11, whose product MARQKKGGAKKVKKNIPNGVAHIQSTFNNTIVTISDTKGDAVSWSSAGASGFKGAKKGTPFAAQTAADNAARRAIDQGMRQIEVMVSGPGAGRETAIRALQAAGLEITLIRDVTPIPHNGCRPPKRRRV is encoded by the coding sequence ATGGCAAGGCAAAAAAAAGGTGGCGCTAAAAAGGTAAAGAAGAATATTCCTAATGGTGTCGCGCACATTCAGTCAACTTTCAACAACACAATTGTGACGATCAGCGACACAAAAGGTGACGCTGTTTCTTGGTCTTCTGCTGGTGCAAGTGGATTTAAAGGTGCTAAAAAAGGTACCCCTTTCGCGGCACAGACTGCAGCAGATAATGCAGCAAGAAGAGCAATCGATCAAGGTATGCGTCAGATCGAGGTGATGGTTAGTGGTCCTGGTGCTGGTCGTGAAACTGCGATCAGAGCACTTCAGGCAGCTGGTTTGGAAATTACTCTAATCCGTGATGTTACTCCAATTCCCCATAATGGTTGTCGCCCACCCAAGCGCCGGAGAGTATAG
- the rpsM gene encoding 30S ribosomal protein S13, which produces MARIAGVDLPRDKRVEVALTYVYGIGLSKAQEVIAKTGVNPDTRVRDLSDEDAMKLRAYITDNYQIEGDLRRFESMNIKRLADIGTYRGRRHRQGLPVRGQRTRTNARTRRGRRVTVAGKKKAPR; this is translated from the coding sequence GTGGCACGAATAGCCGGTGTTGATTTGCCCCGTGATAAACGCGTTGAAGTTGCTCTGACTTATGTCTATGGCATTGGTTTATCTAAAGCACAAGAAGTTATTGCTAAGACTGGTGTAAACCCAGACACCAGAGTTCGCGATCTTTCCGATGAAGACGCGATGAAATTGCGTGCTTATATTACTGACAATTATCAAATTGAAGGTGATCTAAGACGCTTTGAATCGATGAATATTAAGCGTTTAGCTGATATTGGCACATACAGAGGCCGTCGCCATCGCCAAGGCTTACCTGTTCGCGGTCAGCGTACACGTACCAATGCTCGTACTCGTCGTGGTCGCCGTGTGACGGTTGCCGGTAAGAAGAAAGCTCCACGTTAG
- the infA gene encoding translation initiation factor IF-1, which translates to MSKQDLIEMEGTVTESLPNAMFRVDLDNGFNVLAHISGKIRRNYIKILPGDRVKVELTPYDLTKGRITYRLRKK; encoded by the coding sequence TTGTCTAAACAAGACTTGATCGAAATGGAAGGGACTGTGACTGAGTCCTTGCCCAATGCTATGTTCCGAGTGGACTTGGACAATGGCTTTAATGTTTTGGCTCACATTTCAGGCAAAATTCGCCGGAACTATATCAAAATTCTTCCTGGCGATCGCGTGAAAGTTGAACTAACCCCTTACGACTTAACCAAAGGAAGAATCACTTATCGACTCCGGAAAAAATAG